The Gillisia sp. Hel_I_86 genome has a segment encoding these proteins:
- a CDS encoding MarR family winged helix-turn-helix transcriptional regulator, translating into MKNFQNPENTIFYQIEKTIKQYRTMAQNNLNELGYSITINQILLLIQIDQRPNTSQVKLAELLFKDVASITRMTELLVKREFLLREENKEDRRKKNLKLTNKGKQILELALPIIKKNRETASENLNEQEKEDLLNTLNKIILNTSK; encoded by the coding sequence ATGAAAAACTTTCAAAATCCAGAAAACACTATTTTCTACCAAATAGAAAAAACCATTAAGCAATATCGAACAATGGCGCAAAACAATTTAAATGAACTCGGCTACTCTATAACTATCAACCAAATTCTACTATTGATTCAAATAGACCAAAGACCTAATACAAGCCAAGTGAAATTAGCAGAACTCTTATTTAAGGATGTTGCTTCTATAACTCGTATGACAGAACTCTTGGTAAAAAGAGAATTCTTACTTCGTGAAGAAAATAAAGAAGACCGAAGAAAAAAAAATTTGAAATTAACTAATAAGGGTAAACAAATTTTGGAATTAGCCCTTCCAATAATAAAGAAAAATAGAGAAACAGCTTCGGAAAACTTAAACGAACAAGAAAAAGAAGACCTTTTAAATACACTAAATAAAATAATTTTAAATACATCAAAATGA
- a CDS encoding YihY/virulence factor BrkB family protein, protein MDQSQKIRKYQGEDAKWPYEIPLTGWIDIIKRSFHEMKADNVQIVAAGVAFYFFLSIFPTIIAAISVYSLVLEPDQIREQISKLSLILPEQSFEMIKDFLEPIIEKSKKEFGWGLAISVLVSIWSANQGTSALLTSALNFLKKHKALESIVLLPTDTG, encoded by the coding sequence ATGGATCAATCACAAAAAATAAGAAAATATCAGGGTGAAGATGCTAAATGGCCATACGAGATTCCTTTGACAGGATGGATAGATATTATCAAGCGTAGTTTCCATGAAATGAAAGCCGATAATGTTCAGATCGTTGCTGCAGGAGTTGCTTTCTATTTCTTTTTGTCCATTTTTCCCACTATAATTGCGGCAATCTCAGTGTATAGTTTAGTTCTAGAGCCGGATCAAATTCGAGAGCAGATTTCAAAGTTGAGTCTCATTTTACCAGAGCAGTCCTTTGAAATGATAAAGGATTTTTTAGAACCCATTATTGAGAAGTCTAAAAAAGAATTCGGTTGGGGACTGGCGATAAGTGTGCTGGTGAGTATTTGGAGTGCCAATCAAGGTACAAGTGCTCTCCTGACTTCCGCACTCAATTTTCTTAAAAAACATAAAGCATTGGAATCAATTGTTTTGTTGCCTACTGATACTGGTTGA
- a CDS encoding IS982 family transposase has translation MISNDKVTGIFFDIDEFCKVCEPAFTQKLLEDGKKRRKRTFTMSMGEILTITVIFQLSGHRTFKHFYLFYVQKHVKAEFPDTVSYNRFTELMQANMLPLVLFMKTCCLGECTGISFIDSTPVRVCKNKRIGSNKVFEGIATTAKSTVGWFHGFKLHIIVNDKGEILNFVITQGNVDDREPLKEGNILKEVFGSLYADKGYISKNLAAMLFDDGLHLVTGIRNNMKNVLMTMRDKILLGKRSVIGTINDQLKNICHAEHSRHRSFGNFITNLVASLIAYSFQEKKPGIKFEEQPHVGSQLALFC, from the coding sequence ATGATTTCTAATGATAAAGTTACTGGAATTTTCTTTGACATCGATGAGTTCTGTAAGGTTTGTGAACCTGCTTTTACACAAAAACTTCTGGAGGACGGCAAAAAACGCAGAAAAAGGACCTTCACGATGTCGATGGGCGAGATCCTCACCATTACGGTCATCTTTCAACTCAGTGGACACAGGACCTTCAAACACTTTTATCTTTTTTACGTTCAAAAGCATGTGAAAGCCGAATTTCCTGATACTGTTTCCTATAATCGTTTTACTGAATTGATGCAGGCCAATATGCTACCACTTGTTCTATTTATGAAGACCTGTTGCCTGGGAGAGTGCACGGGGATCTCCTTTATCGATTCCACCCCCGTTAGGGTCTGCAAGAACAAGCGCATTGGTTCCAACAAAGTCTTTGAGGGGATAGCAACCACCGCAAAGTCCACAGTTGGCTGGTTCCACGGTTTCAAGCTCCATATCATTGTGAACGATAAGGGGGAAATCCTGAATTTCGTTATCACCCAGGGAAATGTGGACGACAGGGAACCTCTTAAAGAAGGGAACATATTGAAGGAGGTATTTGGAAGCCTATATGCAGATAAAGGATATATATCAAAGAATCTTGCAGCGATGCTGTTTGATGACGGGCTGCACCTGGTCACCGGGATACGCAATAATATGAAAAACGTACTGATGACAATGAGGGACAAGATATTGCTGGGAAAACGTTCGGTAATAGGGACGATAAACGATCAGCTCAAGAATATTTGCCATGCCGAGCATTCAAGGCACAGAAGCTTTGGGAATTTTATAACCAATCTGGTGGCCAGCCTGATCGCCTACTCCTTCCAAGAGAAAAAACCAGGAATAAAGTTTGAAGAACAACCTCATGTGGGTAGTCAACTTGCATTATTCTGCTAA
- a CDS encoding serine hydrolase domain-containing protein encodes MKNIIIAFLCVGILYSCKTTVNTNSKYSEKVKEVKVLLDSTELGKNFNGTILIADGKNILIQKAYGFNESNKETNALNTKYDLASMGKMFTAVSIMQLNEKDKITLDKTIGELLPDYPNDEAKSITIQQLLTHTSGLGDFFSPEFDENKDSIKNLADFLPFFINDPLEFKPGERMRYSNAGYIVLGLIIEKITGKNYSAYLTKNVFTPANMPSTGPLLSSAGGGNSTVEDLQKFALAFQNSELVNKESFSSMITNNFNNNYGYGMSLRDLNGTKIYGHNGGAPGISGELDMVVGEPLIIITMSNRSPNDGWAQVRTHIRKVFFGNTPEIEQFLNTEQVIKTYNEQGFEKASKKLTELGNNIIDRNTFEYAEKYATQGQTDKAIDLLKLMVQAYPDQWYPYSFLADFQVQAGQNEEAIKNYKKSLELNPENEQALEQLKKLE; translated from the coding sequence ATGAAAAACATAATCATTGCATTTCTATGTGTTGGGATTTTATATTCCTGTAAAACAACAGTCAATACAAATTCCAAATATTCAGAAAAAGTAAAAGAAGTAAAAGTGCTTTTAGATAGCACCGAGTTGGGAAAAAATTTTAATGGAACAATTTTAATTGCAGACGGTAAAAACATATTAATCCAAAAAGCCTACGGATTTAATGAATCAAACAAAGAAACTAATGCGCTAAACACAAAATATGATTTGGCTTCAATGGGGAAAATGTTCACGGCAGTTTCAATAATGCAATTAAATGAAAAAGATAAAATTACACTTGACAAAACAATTGGAGAGCTATTACCTGATTACCCAAATGACGAAGCTAAAAGTATTACCATTCAACAATTGTTGACCCATACATCAGGTTTAGGAGATTTTTTCAGTCCTGAATTCGATGAAAACAAAGATTCTATTAAAAATTTAGCAGACTTTTTACCTTTTTTTATAAATGACCCATTAGAATTTAAACCCGGAGAAAGAATGAGATACAGCAATGCAGGTTATATTGTTTTAGGTCTAATCATAGAAAAAATTACAGGTAAAAACTATAGTGCCTATTTGACCAAAAACGTATTCACACCAGCAAATATGCCATCTACAGGACCTTTGTTAAGTTCGGCAGGTGGTGGCAATTCAACCGTCGAAGATTTACAAAAATTCGCACTTGCCTTTCAAAATTCTGAACTTGTAAATAAAGAGTCATTTTCATCAATGATTACGAACAATTTTAACAATAATTACGGATATGGAATGAGTTTGAGAGATTTAAATGGAACCAAAATATATGGACACAATGGCGGAGCACCTGGAATTTCGGGAGAATTAGATATGGTAGTTGGAGAACCTCTAATCATTATTACAATGTCTAACAGAAGTCCTAATGATGGTTGGGCTCAAGTGAGAACGCATATTAGAAAAGTGTTTTTTGGTAACACACCAGAAATAGAACAGTTTTTAAATACAGAACAAGTTATAAAAACCTACAATGAACAAGGTTTTGAGAAGGCGAGTAAAAAACTTACTGAACTTGGTAATAACATTATTGATAGAAATACTTTCGAGTATGCGGAAAAGTATGCAACACAAGGTCAGACTGATAAAGCAATTGACCTTTTAAAACTTATGGTTCAAGCATACCCTGACCAATGGTATCCTTATAGTTTTTTAGCGGACTTTCAGGTACAGGCAGGACAGAATGAGGAAGCAATTAAAAATTACAAAAAAAGTTTAGAACTAAACCCTGAAAATGAGCAAGCACTTGAACAACTAAAAAAATTGGAATAG
- a CDS encoding PAS domain-containing sensor histidine kinase, protein MPSASNPINSNLETEIHFNLEQFFNLTPNVVCIADYNGILKKVNPAFSNLLGYSMDELINSPVSNFIYSEDKLNTSRFRDNLKEKNPVLSFENRYLTKNGEIIWLSWTSVSEPESQLIYAIAKDITHVKKLEEERNLLLIDLAKLNADLKKFTYSTSHDLRSPVNNLLSIFNLLDLSKIDDEQTLEYIELLNSSTIQMKNTLNKYVDAVSQEKKINIQLEDLNLENTLNVVVNSINTLIQKSNTKINVDFSEAPEVSFSSFYLQSILLNLISNSIKYSNPRVCPEISVKTIKVSNGVQLRFSDNGIGFDMEKVGGSIFELHQSFHDNSDSKGIGLYLVKSHLESLGGKIAVTSKVNIGTTFMLTFKN, encoded by the coding sequence ATGCCAAGTGCTAGCAACCCGATCAATTCAAATCTAGAAACTGAAATACACTTTAACCTTGAGCAGTTTTTTAATTTAACGCCAAATGTTGTTTGTATTGCAGATTACAATGGAATTTTAAAGAAAGTGAATCCAGCTTTTTCCAATTTGCTTGGATATAGTATGGATGAACTAATCAATAGTCCTGTCAGCAATTTTATTTATAGCGAAGATAAATTAAACACAAGCCGCTTCAGGGATAACCTTAAAGAGAAAAATCCTGTATTAAGTTTTGAGAACAGGTATCTCACAAAAAATGGTGAAATTATATGGCTCTCGTGGACTTCGGTCTCTGAACCTGAAAGCCAGTTAATATATGCCATAGCAAAGGATATCACTCATGTTAAAAAACTGGAAGAGGAGCGAAATTTATTGCTGATAGATCTTGCCAAATTAAATGCCGATCTTAAAAAATTCACTTATTCCACCTCTCATGATCTAAGATCCCCAGTCAACAACCTTCTGTCTATTTTCAACTTGCTGGACCTTTCTAAGATCGATGATGAACAAACCCTGGAATATATAGAATTGCTAAATTCTTCTACTATACAGATGAAGAATACGCTAAATAAATATGTAGATGCCGTTAGTCAGGAGAAAAAAATAAATATCCAGTTGGAAGATTTGAATTTAGAAAACACCCTTAATGTGGTTGTTAATTCGATAAATACCTTGATCCAAAAATCGAATACTAAAATCAATGTAGATTTCTCTGAAGCTCCAGAGGTGAGTTTTAGCTCTTTTTACTTACAGAGTATTCTGCTCAACCTTATATCTAATTCAATTAAATATTCCAATCCTAGAGTATGCCCAGAGATTTCTGTAAAGACAATAAAGGTGAGTAATGGGGTTCAATTGCGGTTTTCAGATAACGGAATTGGTTTTGATATGGAAAAAGTGGGAGGGTCTATCTTTGAACTGCACCAAAGTTTTCATGACAATAGCGATAGCAAAGGAATAGGACTTTATCTGGTTAAAAGCCATCTGGAAAGTTTAGGCGGTAAAATAGCAGTAACCAGTAAAGTGAATATTGGAACTACGTTTATGCTAACTTTTAAAAACTAA
- the tnpA gene encoding IS200/IS605 family transposase: protein MPDQRTNGHSVSRLTAYIVWSTKYRYDVLGDIQIRCRTLLLEICESEDVLILKGVVSQDHVHMHVEYRPSLSMSTLVKRMKGRSSRKLQQEFPELKKRYWGRHFWGIGYGCWSTGNITDEMVNEYLEHHRKPNDGDGTNFIIEK, encoded by the coding sequence ATGCCAGATCAGAGAACAAATGGCCATAGCGTTTCAAGATTAACTGCCTATATAGTTTGGAGTACCAAGTACCGCTACGATGTTCTAGGGGATATTCAAATACGGTGCAGGACGTTGTTGCTAGAGATATGTGAATCGGAAGATGTATTGATATTGAAAGGGGTAGTTTCACAAGACCACGTTCACATGCATGTAGAATATCGCCCATCACTATCGATGAGCACTCTTGTAAAGCGAATGAAAGGACGCAGTTCACGAAAGCTACAGCAGGAATTCCCAGAGTTAAAAAAACGATATTGGGGCAGGCATTTTTGGGGGATAGGCTATGGGTGCTGGAGCACTGGGAATATTACAGATGAGATGGTCAATGAATATTTGGAGCACCATCGAAAACCCAACGATGGGGATGGCACCAATTTTATAATTGAGAAATAG
- a CDS encoding NupC/NupG family nucleoside CNT transporter, which yields MKKYWCCLFFVLFGIITAHSQTISKSWTFQSAKDTTQALSGFNTEDKMTLEDGRFTINSEEGVKAQGDYLYQNNLLVFFYNQPTGDSIKKFRIAELTQESLQLSDNSNTYTFSETPLLIEEVIPVNTDKQMIPSAGISFNSVARGVLGMVSLLLIAFLFSSSRRAINWKTVAIGLAAQLLLAIGVLKITFVKNIFEFVGGIFVLILDFTRAGSEFLLGGMMDVDSFGFIFLFQVLPTIIFFSALTSVLFYLGIIQIVVKGMAKVLTRIMGISGAESLSVAGNIFLGQTEAPLMIKAYLERMNRSEMLLVMIGGMATVAGGVLAAYIGFLGGDDPELRLQFAKHLLAASVMAAPGAIVISKILYPQVEAINTNVEVSSEKIGSNILDAIANGTTEGLKLAANVAAMLLVFIAFIAMINYLLGWLGGITSLNTLMADHTPYDKFSLESILGTVFAPLMWLIGVAKEDMMLMGQLLGIKLVASEFVGYIQLADLKNPMNALSLNYEKSVIMATYMLCGFANFASIGIQIGGIGSLAPGQRKVLSEFGMKALLGGTIASLLSATIAGMIIG from the coding sequence ATGAAGAAATACTGGTGTTGCCTGTTCTTTGTTTTATTCGGAATTATTACCGCCCATTCCCAAACAATTTCTAAATCTTGGACTTTTCAGTCGGCAAAAGATACAACTCAAGCCCTGTCTGGATTCAATACAGAAGATAAAATGACCTTGGAAGATGGTCGTTTTACCATTAATTCTGAAGAAGGGGTAAAAGCTCAGGGAGATTATCTATATCAGAACAATCTTTTGGTGTTTTTTTACAATCAACCTACAGGAGATTCCATAAAAAAATTCAGAATAGCAGAATTAACTCAAGAATCCCTACAGTTATCAGATAATTCAAATACCTATACATTTAGTGAAACCCCTTTGTTGATAGAAGAGGTAATCCCTGTAAATACAGATAAACAGATGATTCCTAGTGCGGGAATCTCTTTTAATAGTGTCGCTAGAGGTGTTTTAGGGATGGTTTCCTTATTGCTAATTGCTTTCTTGTTCAGTAGCAGTCGAAGAGCCATTAACTGGAAAACAGTGGCAATAGGATTAGCTGCCCAGTTATTATTGGCTATTGGGGTTCTAAAAATCACATTTGTAAAAAATATATTCGAATTTGTTGGGGGAATTTTCGTGCTGATTCTGGACTTTACAAGAGCAGGAAGTGAGTTTTTACTTGGTGGAATGATGGATGTAGACAGTTTTGGATTCATATTTTTATTTCAGGTATTGCCTACTATTATCTTTTTTTCGGCATTAACTTCTGTATTGTTTTACCTTGGGATTATTCAAATTGTGGTAAAAGGAATGGCTAAGGTTTTAACGAGGATCATGGGAATTTCTGGAGCTGAAAGTTTAAGTGTTGCCGGAAATATTTTTTTGGGACAAACAGAAGCCCCTTTGATGATAAAAGCCTATTTGGAACGCATGAACCGTTCTGAAATGCTGCTGGTCATGATAGGGGGAATGGCTACGGTTGCCGGGGGTGTGCTTGCTGCGTACATAGGCTTTCTTGGAGGTGACGATCCAGAACTCAGGCTTCAATTTGCTAAGCATTTACTCGCAGCCTCTGTAATGGCAGCGCCGGGAGCCATTGTAATTTCTAAAATATTATATCCACAAGTGGAAGCCATTAATACGAATGTTGAGGTTTCTTCAGAAAAAATTGGATCAAATATATTGGATGCCATTGCTAATGGCACCACAGAAGGTTTAAAATTGGCGGCCAATGTTGCAGCGATGTTGTTGGTATTTATCGCATTTATCGCAATGATCAATTACTTGCTTGGATGGCTTGGCGGTATTACTTCACTTAACACTTTAATGGCAGACCATACTCCTTATGATAAGTTCTCGTTAGAATCTATTCTTGGGACTGTATTTGCACCTTTAATGTGGCTTATTGGGGTCGCAAAGGAAGATATGATGCTTATGGGGCAATTGCTTGGAATTAAGCTCGTGGCCAGTGAATTTGTAGGCTATATTCAATTAGCAGATCTTAAGAACCCAATGAATGCACTTAGTCTTAATTACGAAAAATCGGTGATCATGGCTACGTATATGCTTTGTGGATTTGCCAATTTTGCATCCATTGGAATCCAAATAGGGGGGATTGGTTCTCTAGCGCCAGGGCAGCGAAAAGTGCTTTCAGAATTTGGAATGAAAGCTCTTTTGGGAGGAACTATCGCTTCGCTTTTATCTGCTACTATCGCTGGGATGATCATAGGGTAG
- a CDS encoding bifunctional nuclease family protein, with the protein MSLIRLNIKGISYSQTQNGAYALILSEVGGDRKLPIVIGAFEAQSIAIALEKEIKPPRPLTHDLFKNFCDRYAITIKQVIIHKLVDGVFYSSLICEREKVEEVIDARTSDAIALALRFNAPIFTYKNILDKAGIFLKGESGSLTPSTAKEQAQVDDILAENIEPEGTDYKKVSLVELEDLLTQAVKNEDYEKAARIRDEISKRK; encoded by the coding sequence ATGAGCCTAATACGCCTTAATATAAAAGGAATATCTTATAGTCAAACCCAAAACGGCGCCTACGCACTTATTTTAAGTGAAGTGGGCGGGGACAGAAAACTCCCAATCGTTATTGGAGCCTTTGAGGCACAGTCTATAGCCATTGCGCTAGAAAAGGAAATTAAACCTCCGCGCCCTCTTACTCACGATCTATTCAAGAATTTTTGCGACAGATATGCCATCACTATTAAACAAGTGATCATTCACAAATTGGTGGATGGGGTGTTTTATTCGAGCTTAATTTGCGAAAGGGAGAAAGTGGAAGAAGTGATAGATGCCCGTACGAGCGATGCTATTGCCTTGGCTCTGCGCTTTAACGCACCTATTTTTACATACAAGAACATCCTGGATAAAGCAGGAATATTTTTGAAAGGAGAATCCGGATCCTTAACTCCATCTACCGCAAAGGAGCAAGCGCAGGTAGATGATATACTTGCAGAAAATATTGAACCCGAGGGGACAGATTATAAGAAAGTGTCTTTGGTAGAACTTGAAGATCTGCTCACTCAAGCAGTTAAAAATGAAGATTATGAAAAGGCAGCAAGAATTAGGGACGAGATTTCCAAAAGAAAATAA